Proteins co-encoded in one Megalops cyprinoides isolate fMegCyp1 chromosome 1, fMegCyp1.pri, whole genome shotgun sequence genomic window:
- the nthl1 gene encoding endonuclease III-like protein 1 has translation MSSAKARTFHILKMISPYFKQNGTTETMIMTRNKSVSTRSMNLPALKTKMSQERDSTEPVVRVKEESEDLSISQVEKNRQSSPPAHPKVSPKTVCQRASPAVQPETNGAEQRSPPARRRRGHVKAEYEETEVKKERWEPPDWRRQLDHIREMRRGRDAPVDHMGAAKCFDPNAPPEVVRYQVLISLMLSSQTKDQVTAAAMQKLREHGLTVEGILNTDDETLGKLIYPVGFWRTKVKYIKQTTAVLQQEYGGDIPDSVAGLVRLPGVGPKMAHLAMSIAWKQVSGIGVDTHVHRISNRLGWTRTETKTPEDTRQALEGWLPRELWSEINWLLVGFGQQVCLPVGPLCSLCLNQHCCPSAHRVSPGKRAGVISPKSPRSPGPSRVKADPHSPPAPPRDIKEEPLPSSPTAPARRTRARAAASSRAAAAAGRGRADPGGS, from the exons ATGAGTTCCGCGAAAGCCCGTACATttcacattctgaaaatgatcTCTCCGTATTTTAAACAGAATGGTACCACTGAAACTATGATCATGACCAGGAATAAATCGGTCAGTACAAGAAGTATGAATCTGCCTGCTTTGAAAACGAAGATGTCACAGGAACGGGATTCAACAGAACCTGTAGTGCGCGTgaaagaggagagtgaggatTTAAGCATTTCTCAAGTTGAAAAGAACAGACAGAGCTCTCCTCCGGCTCATCCTAAAG TCTCACCTAAGACGGTGTGTCAGCGCGCGTCCCCAGCTGTGCAGCCGGAGACCAATGGCGCGGAGCAGAGAAGCCCCCCAGCGCGACGCCGGAGAGGGCACGTCAAGGCGGAGTACGAGGAGACGGAGGTGAAGAAGGAGCGCTGGGAGCCTCCGGACTGGAGGAGGCAGCTGGACCACATCCGGGAGATGAGGAGGGGCAGGGACGCCCCCGTCGACCACATGGGGGCAGCGAAGTGCTTCGATCCCAACGCCCCCCCTGAG gTGGTACGCTACCAGGTGCTGATCTCCCTCATGCTCTCCAGTCAGACCAAGGACCAGGTGACTGCGGCCGCCATGCAGAAACTGCGAGAGCACGGTCTGACGGTGGAGGGAATCCTGAATACTGACGACGAAACGCTGGGGAAACTGATCTACCCTGTGGGCTTCTGGAGG ACAAAGGTGAAGTACATCAAGCAGACCACAGCAGTCCTACAGCAGGAGTACGGGGGCGACATCCCAGACAGTGTGGCCGGACTCGTCCGCCTCCCGGGGGTGGGGCCAAAGATGGCACACCTGGCCATGAGCATCGCCTGGAAGCAGGTGTCTGGAATTG GGGTGGACACGCATGTACACCGCATCTCCAACAGATTGGGCTGGACGAGAACTGAAACCAAGACCCCAGAGGATACCCGTCAGGCTTTGGAGGGCTGGCTGCCaag GGAGCTGTGGAGTGAGATCAACTGGCTTCTGGTGGGCTTCGGCCAGCAAGTGTGCCTGCCTGTGGGTCCCCTGTGCTCCCTCTGCCTCAACCAGCACTGCTGCCCCTCCGCCCACCGCGTCTCCCCAGGGAAAAGGGCTGGTGTCATCTCCCCCAAATCTCCCAGATCCCCCGGGCCAAGCAGGGTCAAAGCAGACCCTCACAGCCCTCCTGCACCTCCGCGTGACATCAAAGAGGAGCCGCTGCCCTCAAGCCCCACTGCACCAGCAAGGAGGACCAGAGCCAGAGCTGCCGCTTCCTCCagggcagctgcagcagcagggcgTGGAAGAGCAGACCCCGGTGGCTCCTGA